A single Chloracidobacterium sp. DNA region contains:
- a CDS encoding aminopeptidase P family protein, with translation MRRFVIFIAIAIFAVNAAEIRAFDTGIIKTAPPAPTFTDAERHTELAKRRAAVAAKMTDNSVMVMFSAEPRIYTNDVDYVLRQENNLYYLTALKQGNVMLVIRKSGGKVTETVYLPKRNPQFETWNGKMYSNDDAVRLSGIRNIVDAGQRSAYLQSLKEHSDKTIATVYLLLPDGDYDSDGKREFRQENEFSRSLAAYKVENSQPIFAELRQIKSPYEIKLLQHAIDITTEAHMRSWATAGDASMEYEVQAEVEYTFRRRNADYWGYPSIVGCGPNATTLHYEESQGPVTKGSLLLMDVGAEYDHYTADVTRTFPVNGKFTKEQAEIYQIVFDAQEAVAAAIKPGVTMSSLSDIADRVIIDGLFKLGLITDKDSSQYSMWYMHGLGHWLGMNVHDVGRNGVPLKAGMVFTNEPGIYIRADALDYLPDTPANREFLAKVRPAFNKYKNIGVRIEDDMLVTPTGVQWMTKELPRTITDIEAFMASKPTVR, from the coding sequence ATGAGAAGGTTCGTAATATTCATCGCAATTGCGATATTCGCGGTCAACGCTGCCGAGATACGGGCGTTCGACACCGGAATCATCAAAACGGCACCGCCGGCACCGACGTTTACGGACGCCGAACGCCACACCGAACTCGCCAAACGGCGAGCTGCGGTCGCAGCAAAGATGACGGACAACAGTGTTATGGTGATGTTCAGTGCCGAACCGCGAATATATACCAACGACGTCGATTACGTCTTGCGGCAAGAGAACAACCTCTATTACCTCACAGCACTAAAACAGGGCAATGTAATGCTGGTGATCCGAAAGTCGGGCGGCAAGGTCACCGAGACGGTGTATTTACCAAAGCGGAATCCGCAGTTTGAGACCTGGAACGGCAAGATGTATTCGAACGACGACGCTGTGCGTTTGTCCGGTATTCGCAACATCGTCGATGCCGGTCAGCGTTCGGCTTACCTTCAGAGCCTCAAGGAACATTCGGACAAAACGATCGCGACCGTTTACCTTCTGTTGCCGGACGGCGACTATGACAGTGACGGCAAACGCGAGTTTCGCCAGGAAAATGAGTTTTCGCGATCACTTGCGGCGTACAAGGTTGAAAATTCGCAACCGATATTCGCTGAACTTCGCCAAATAAAATCGCCGTATGAGATCAAACTGCTGCAGCACGCGATCGATATAACGACCGAGGCACATATGCGTTCGTGGGCGACTGCGGGCGATGCTTCGATGGAATATGAGGTTCAGGCTGAGGTCGAATATACGTTTCGCCGACGCAATGCAGACTATTGGGGATATCCGTCGATCGTCGGTTGCGGGCCAAATGCGACGACGCTCCATTATGAGGAGTCACAGGGCCCAGTGACCAAAGGGTCGCTGCTACTGATGGACGTCGGTGCCGAATATGATCATTACACGGCCGACGTTACGCGCACCTTTCCTGTAAACGGCAAATTTACAAAGGAGCAGGCCGAGATATATCAGATCGTTTTCGACGCTCAAGAGGCGGTCGCCGCGGCGATCAAGCCCGGCGTGACGATGAGTTCCCTTTCGGATATCGCCGACCGAGTGATCATCGACGGGCTTTTCAAACTCGGGCTGATCACGGACAAAGACTCGTCGCAATACTCGATGTGGTATATGCACGGCCTCGGCCATTGGCTCGGGATGAACGTCCACGATGTCGGCCGCAACGGTGTTCCGCTAAAGGCCGGAATGGTATTTACGAATGAACCGGGCATTTACATTCGTGCGGACGCACTCGATTACCTGCCCGATACACCCGCAAATCGGGAGTTTCTGGCGAAAGTACGGCCTGCGTTCAACAAATACAAGAATATCGGCGTCCGCATCGAGGACGATATGCTGGTCACTCCGACAGGCGTCCAATGGATGACCAAGGAACTGCCGCGCACGATCACCGATATCGAGGCCTTTATGGCATCAAAGCCGACGGTGCGTTAA
- a CDS encoding DUF2490 domain-containing protein translates to MKQSLLTIGLAAVLILFRSVTVAQTAPPADTDDLQSWDDIQFTVSLNKRFALYTAGTLHLDRNISRVNEGRFGVGITYKATSRLAVTPAVTFIRYRNSAGKFRTEYRYWLRGVYKFPVKRFGLSHRSMIEYRVRPGVNIFRFRPSITIEKALPKSIVAGLTIYATEEPLYDSVSRRFSKNRFTVGFNKVLNKHSSVDIYYLRQGDNFSNPGTIDIIGTTLKFRY, encoded by the coding sequence ATGAAACAATCTTTACTTACGATCGGCTTGGCAGCGGTGCTCATACTGTTTCGCAGTGTCACGGTTGCTCAGACCGCTCCGCCGGCAGACACCGATGATCTCCAATCGTGGGATGACATACAGTTCACCGTGAGCCTCAACAAAAGGTTTGCTCTGTACACGGCTGGCACATTACACCTTGATCGAAATATTTCCCGCGTGAATGAAGGCCGCTTTGGCGTCGGGATAACGTACAAGGCGACATCGCGACTGGCCGTCACGCCCGCCGTCACCTTCATTCGATATCGCAATTCCGCCGGCAAGTTCCGTACCGAGTATCGCTATTGGCTGCGAGGTGTCTACAAGTTTCCGGTCAAGCGATTCGGTCTGTCGCACCGCAGCATGATCGAATATCGTGTGAGGCCGGGCGTTAATATTTTTCGGTTTCGCCCGTCGATCACAATAGAAAAGGCGTTGCCGAAAAGTATTGTTGCCGGACTTACGATATATGCCACCGAAGAACCGTTATACGATTCAGTGTCCCGACGATTTTCTAAAAATAGATTCACCGTCGGATTTAACAAGGTGCTCAATAAACACTCGTCAGTCGATATCTATTACCTACGACAAGGCGATAATTTCTCAAATCCGGGCACGATCGACATTATCGGTACGACACTTAAATTCAGATATTAA
- a CDS encoding diacylglycerol kinase family lipid kinase produces the protein MAKKTLRPSGDASLPLVIVNPRSAAGSTQQNWSGTAADIRAHFGPFSVAFTKCQRDAIDIAERGAIAGRPFIIACGGDGTINEVANGILRSGKDVELGVMPSGTGGDFRRTLGLPNSNREAAAALRTGDTKWIDAGKVTFSDFDGKTISRFFLNVSSIGLAASIIQRVKSAKVFDWLPIEALRGQANFAASTLQEVMNLDPLTIRVSLDGGEERSLQTINFCIANSRYFGGGMMIAPEAKINDGFLDVINIGDISTAKILINAYTLYRGTHLDLSEVHDTLARKVTVRSADDNTEIRLETDGELPGKLPAVYEVVPNAIRVRVPRGHK, from the coding sequence GTGGCAAAAAAAACCTTAAGACCCAGTGGCGACGCTTCCCTTCCACTCGTGATCGTCAACCCCAGATCCGCCGCCGGTTCGACGCAGCAAAACTGGTCGGGCACCGCAGCGGACATTCGTGCGCATTTCGGGCCGTTTAGCGTTGCTTTTACCAAATGCCAGCGCGATGCGATCGACATTGCCGAACGCGGGGCGATCGCCGGGCGCCCGTTTATCATAGCCTGCGGCGGCGACGGAACCATCAATGAGGTTGCCAACGGCATCCTCCGCTCCGGCAAAGACGTCGAACTCGGCGTAATGCCCTCAGGCACGGGCGGTGACTTTCGCCGAACGCTCGGGTTGCCCAACTCAAATCGTGAGGCCGCCGCCGCCCTGCGTACCGGCGACACAAAATGGATCGACGCCGGAAAGGTCACGTTTTCGGATTTCGATGGCAAGACCATCAGCCGATTTTTCCTCAATGTTTCGTCGATCGGGCTGGCGGCATCGATCATCCAGCGGGTCAAATCGGCAAAGGTCTTTGATTGGCTGCCGATCGAGGCTCTGCGAGGGCAGGCAAATTTTGCGGCATCGACACTGCAGGAAGTAATGAATCTCGATCCGCTGACGATCCGCGTAAGCCTGGACGGCGGCGAGGAACGCAGCCTACAGACGATCAACTTCTGCATCGCCAACTCGCGCTACTTCGGCGGCGGGATGATGATCGCTCCGGAGGCCAAGATCAATGACGGATTTCTGGATGTGATAAATATCGGCGATATCAGTACCGCCAAGATACTCATCAACGCCTACACGCTCTACCGCGGCACACATCTCGATCTGAGCGAGGTCCACGACACGCTCGCCCGTAAGGTCACGGTTCGCTCCGCTGATGATAATACTGAGATCAGGCTCGAAACCGACGGCGAACTTCCCGGCAAATTGCCTGCTGTCTATGAGGTCGTCCCGAACGCTATCCGCGTCCGCGTACCACGCGGACATAAATAG
- a CDS encoding AMP-binding protein: MSKSFCERLIESFEARPEKTAMRIVGSEDATYTYGELLDQMRSVAYRLGQENVQFGDRVALIGENHPKWAVAYLGSVYHGAVIVPMDPHGEIETITNFLENSEAKVAFISPDQIERFTQIGERLGRQIPTVVWEMKESATGFQHFDDWTATKYPESYAAEVPKARGSDTALLMYTSGTTGTPKGVPLSHDNIIAELEGVNRVLQLSDKEKILSLLPLFHAYLQIVNMWIATTYGCEVGYLKELTPAALSEAMKTFRPTILTTVPRLWYLFHKKIFDAVAAKPKTVQTLFRAMLAANGRLRDTFNINLGRKFFGAVHESFGGDLRIAISAGSRFDEAVAKDFHKLGFTILQGYGLTETSGAATATYEDDNRVGSVGKPMHGIEIKIAEPDTTGVGEVLIRGAMVFAGYYKNPQANAEAFTEDGWFRSGDLGKLDKDGHLYIVGRGKDVIVLSSGKNVHPEDLEVHYLKCPLVAELAVIGVADESEARAGAEKLAAVVVPDFDYLKQAKIANSKEAIRHELDSLGRDLPEYQRVRDYVIRVEPLPRTATRKIKRFLLKQEIESGVISADAKEAKAWEFSAEDTALCDTSTAQAVVSAIRQNSKDADVVHPSMNLEIDLGLDSLARAEAFAALEQAFNTEFEGDEAAGALTVRQVIDLVNKHGGAEMEAVSVDLNWNKIINDTDNDLPEVQVVLKDQPIFGAFAFVVYKCFNLFCRVFMLLEVKGVDELRKLDRPFLICPNHQSFLDPFVLCSNYPYSLFRNSFHVGASEFFANSFMRYIATMLNVVPVNPDTELMRAMKAGAIGLKHGKVLNIYPEGERAFDGQLHGFKKGAAILSTELDLPIIPIAIDGMYKVWPRNSWRIRPAKVKITVGKPIIAREVIAAKAVAGEDAYAVVTDHLKQTIAEMIAEMRK; this comes from the coding sequence ATGTCTAAATCCTTTTGCGAACGCCTGATCGAGTCATTTGAGGCACGTCCGGAAAAAACCGCGATGCGCATCGTCGGCTCCGAGGATGCAACCTACACCTACGGTGAACTGCTCGATCAGATGCGCTCCGTCGCATATCGGCTCGGGCAAGAGAATGTCCAATTCGGCGATCGTGTCGCCCTGATCGGCGAAAATCACCCGAAATGGGCTGTCGCCTATCTCGGTTCGGTCTATCACGGCGCGGTCATCGTCCCGATGGATCCGCACGGCGAGATCGAGACGATCACCAATTTTCTCGAAAATTCTGAGGCAAAGGTTGCATTTATCTCGCCCGACCAGATAGAGCGATTTACGCAGATCGGCGAAAGGCTCGGACGCCAGATCCCTACCGTAGTGTGGGAGATGAAGGAAAGTGCGACTGGATTTCAGCACTTTGATGACTGGACTGCCACCAAATATCCGGAGAGTTACGCAGCCGAGGTACCCAAGGCAAGAGGGTCCGACACTGCATTGCTGATGTACACCAGCGGCACGACCGGCACTCCGAAGGGCGTCCCGCTGTCGCACGACAATATCATCGCCGAACTCGAGGGTGTCAATCGCGTCCTGCAACTCTCGGACAAGGAAAAGATCCTCTCATTGCTGCCGTTGTTTCACGCTTATTTACAGATCGTAAATATGTGGATCGCGACGACCTATGGCTGCGAAGTAGGCTATCTCAAGGAACTTACGCCCGCCGCACTTAGTGAGGCGATGAAGACATTTAGGCCCACGATACTGACGACCGTGCCGCGGCTTTGGTATCTGTTTCACAAAAAGATCTTTGATGCCGTCGCTGCTAAGCCAAAGACGGTCCAGACGCTTTTCAGGGCGATGCTCGCCGCCAATGGCAGGCTCAGAGACACGTTTAACATCAATCTGGGCCGAAAGTTTTTCGGTGCGGTGCACGAGTCTTTCGGCGGTGATCTGCGGATCGCGATCTCTGCCGGCTCACGCTTTGACGAGGCCGTCGCCAAGGACTTTCACAAGCTCGGGTTTACGATCCTGCAGGGTTACGGCCTGACCGAGACCTCCGGTGCCGCGACGGCCACGTATGAGGACGACAATCGCGTCGGTTCGGTCGGAAAACCGATGCACGGTATCGAGATCAAGATCGCCGAACCGGATACGACCGGCGTCGGCGAGGTTTTGATCCGCGGAGCGATGGTCTTTGCCGGATACTATAAGAATCCGCAGGCGAACGCCGAAGCATTTACCGAAGATGGCTGGTTTCGTTCCGGCGACCTCGGGAAACTCGACAAAGACGGTCACCTTTACATCGTCGGACGTGGTAAAGACGTCATTGTCCTGTCGTCAGGCAAAAACGTGCATCCCGAGGATCTCGAGGTTCACTACCTGAAATGTCCGCTCGTCGCGGAACTCGCCGTGATCGGCGTCGCCGACGAGAGCGAGGCGCGTGCCGGTGCGGAAAAGCTTGCGGCCGTGGTCGTACCCGATTTTGATTATCTCAAACAAGCAAAGATCGCCAATTCGAAAGAAGCGATCCGGCACGAACTTGATTCGCTTGGCCGCGACCTGCCCGAATATCAGCGCGTCCGCGACTACGTGATCCGCGTCGAACCGCTACCGCGAACCGCTACACGCAAGATCAAACGATTTTTGCTCAAGCAAGAGATCGAGTCCGGCGTGATCTCCGCCGATGCAAAGGAGGCAAAGGCGTGGGAGTTTTCGGCCGAGGATACTGCACTTTGCGACACTTCGACCGCACAGGCTGTTGTAAGTGCCATTCGCCAAAACTCAAAGGATGCCGACGTCGTGCATCCGTCGATGAACCTCGAGATCGATCTGGGGCTTGACAGCCTTGCCCGGGCCGAGGCATTTGCCGCCCTTGAGCAAGCATTTAATACCGAATTTGAGGGTGACGAAGCCGCGGGGGCTTTGACGGTCCGTCAGGTCATTGATCTCGTTAACAAACACGGCGGTGCCGAGATGGAGGCCGTCTCGGTCGATCTGAACTGGAATAAGATCATAAATGATACTGACAACGATCTCCCAGAGGTGCAGGTCGTCCTCAAGGATCAGCCGATATTTGGGGCATTCGCGTTTGTCGTTTACAAGTGCTTTAACCTTTTCTGCAGAGTATTTATGCTGCTCGAGGTCAAGGGCGTAGACGAACTCCGCAAACTCGACCGTCCGTTTCTCATCTGCCCCAATCATCAGAGCTTTTTGGATCCATTTGTGCTCTGCTCAAATTATCCGTACTCATTGTTCCGAAATAGTTTTCACGTCGGGGCGAGCGAGTTTTTTGCTAACTCGTTTATGCGCTATATCGCGACGATGCTCAATGTCGTTCCGGTCAATCCCGATACCGAGCTTATGCGCGCGATGAAGGCCGGAGCGATCGGCCTCAAGCACGGTAAGGTGCTAAATATCTACCCCGAGGGCGAACGAGCCTTCGATGGCCAACTTCACGGATTTAAGAAGGGTGCCGCCATTCTATCGACCGAACTCGATCTGCCGATCATCCCGATAGCAATAGATGGGATGTACAAGGTATGGCCTCGCAATTCCTGGCGGATCCGTCCGGCAAAGGTCAAGATAACTGTCGGTAAGCCGATCATCGCCCGCGAAGTGATCGCCGCGAAAGCCGTGGCCGGCGAAGATGCGTATGCTGTCGTTACCGATCATCTCAAGCAGACGATCGCCGAAATGATCGCCGAGATGCGTAAATGA